The sequence ACCCCCGTGGGTGGCCCACCcactgaaaaataattatattacagAGGCTCTCCCACAGGAGTGAGCGTCCTGAGGCCCACGTCAGGCTTCCTGACCCGGGGTTCTGGCATCGGGAAGAGGAGCTCCCCAGAGCATTAGGatttgaaggccagcagggcttAATTGCAGAAGTGCCACAGGGCCGGGGGAGACAAAGACTTAACTGTTAAAGGGATTGCACAAAATCTCCTGTGCGCCAGGATCGAGGACAGTGATTccacaggagcctggagcagACCTGCCTGCTGGTCTTGGAAGGTTTCCTGGGGTGGTGGGGTGCCGCTGTGGCTCCTGCTGGGGTCCAAAAGCCGGTGGCAGATATTTGGGGATGATTCTTCTGCATGAACGCTCCTTGAGGCCAGCATCTTGCCTGGGTCCTTAGCAGCAACACCTGGCCCCACTCAGCAGCCTGTAGGCTTCAGAGCCGGATGCCTCAGGCTAGACGACTAACTGGGCAGGGACATGGCTCCGCCTGTTAGCAGACAAGTTGCCAAAAGACTTCCTGATCCCAGCCACCTCTGGACACGCCCCCAGACACCATCCTGCCCACcgcagggccaggacccagctccacccacccatCAGCGGGCATCAGCTCTTTCCACCAGGAAGCCTACAGAAGCTTCTAGACCTGCCTCTCATCCACCAGGGGGCAGAAACCAGAAGGGAGAAAACTGCAGTCCGGCAGCCTATAATCTACAAATGCAGGCTAGACTCTGCCCTGGGACTGCTGGCCCCTGGCCCTTGGGTGATGAGAGAGGAGGGCACTGCTGCGACCCATAGGACGTCTCCTACTGAAGGCTGCTTCTCCAAAGTTGAGAAACACAATTAACCCAAAGTGAGGTGGCAGGGGAATCTCTTTCAGATAAAGGATCAAGATAAAACTGCAGAAAAACCAAGTGCTGTGGAGATAGTCTACCAGAGAAAGTTCAGAGTAACAGTTGTAAAGGTGATCGGAGAACTAGGGAGAAAAATGGATGCACAGATCCATAAGTTAGaaggactttttatttatttatttatttatttggtgtagaacatttatttatttattccatggAACACTCAAAGTTTAGATCAGTGGGAATTTTAATCAATCAAAGAATTGTACATTTTCTTCCCACATATATCGCTTTGTATTAGGAAATGACATTGTGATCCATTTCACTacaatattacaaaatatttacaagaaaatattaaaaataactcaaaCATGAAAGGCAAGATGGGGGTGAAATAAACTGGTTTTTCCAGAAATCTCTACTCCAGTGCCCACAGCACACAAGAGAGCCAAAACAAAGTTCCCCTTGATCACAAGTTTCCAAGGAATTGGAGTAGGGGAAGAAACCGGATGAAAATGGTGGTGTGAAGGGGGATGGATGTTATTAGCAGCACTGCTTCAATAACCAATTTATTTTGCATGAAATACCCTCTCTTTTATATGCAGTAAATTCTGAACAAGGCTAAACTTTAGGATATTCCttgaactgaaattaaaaataccctGACAGTGAAAGCAACTCTTTCACCTAAGCTGAGTAAGAGCCTCTTTCTCCATGAACCACTGATGTGAACAGAAGCCTGATCTAGCATCCAAAGCTGTCACAGCAGCCCTTCCATCTCTTTCATGAAAGCCTCATAAACATCGTCCTTAGTCTGCACCGACATGGGAACAGATGGGCCAGATTTGGGCGCTGTTTTGGCAAGAGGCACAGCAGAATCATCCTCTGACTTTCTCTggggagcagcagcagccccttTATTCTCCCGACTCACCCGCAGTGCGGTGGGCACGAATCGTGTGATCTCTGCCTTGGGATTAGTGATCTGTGGCTTGGCACTGATGGTTGCCGTAGCTTTCTTCTCGATGGTGGCTGCGCTTGTGTCATCCGCCTTGGGTCGTTGGATCAAGTTGGGGGGAGCACTTAGAACCCCCGGGTTGGGTAAGGGAGCTGGTGGGAAGAGCCCAGGTGGGGCAGGTCCAAGAGGAGGCACCAGAGGTGGGCGCATCATGCCAGGACGGGGTGGAGGGATACCTGCAGGTGCTGGGGGAGGTAGCTGTGGTGGGGGTCCCCGAGGAGGAGGGCCAGGAGGCAGACCCGGAGGTGGGCCTGGAGGAGGGCCAGGGGGCCGACCTGGTGGCAGGCCTGGAGGTAAAAGTTGGGGTAGAGGCCCTCGGAGCCCTGGCATTCCAGGTGGTCTCAGGAACGGAGGAGCTCCTGGAGGTGGTCCAGGAGGAAGGCCTGTAGGTGGTCCAGGTGGCCGTAAAGGTGGAGCAGGTGGCGGTCCAAGCGGAGGTGGTCCTGGCATGGGGGGTGCTTGTATCTGAGATGGAGGAACAGACTGTGGAGGGGCTTGCTGCTGGGAAGCTGCAGATGTGCCATCAGAGAGAGACTCCTCTTTGTGCTGCTTCTGTGACTGCTTCTCTGCTTCGGAATCATCTGACTCTTCATCGTCGTCCTCTGAAAACTCCTCGACTTCTCGGCCCTCCTCGGGGATTTCCTGCCCTGCCATTCGAAGCATCAGGGCTTGGAGAGGAGTCAGCTCTAGAAGGACTTTTTAAACAAACAGAAAGTAtagagaacaaacaaaacaatggaACAATACAATAAATGGAATGAAAAACacactggaaggaatcaatagtagagtaaatgaagcagagcagATTAGTGAGCTGGGAGACAAGAGTAGGGGAAATCACTATTgagaagcagaaaacagaaaggaatgaGGACAGTTTAGGGAACCTCTGGACTGACATTAAGCACCCTAagattcacattataggggtctcaGAATGAGAAGAGAGcgaaagggcctgagaaaatatatgaagagataatagctgacaACTTCCCTAacttgggaaaggaaacagtcacccaagtccaggaaacaaagagagttccaaacaggataaacccacaGAATACACCATGACACACTAATCTAAATGACCATAATTAAAACTAGAAGATACTAAAAGCAACGGGAAAAGCAACCAGTAACATACAAGGGgactcccataaggttatcagctggcTTTTCAGCAAAAACtgcagaggagaagggagtgacatatgtttaaaacaaaaactaaacagtATCTGTCAGGCAAGAGCTGCTGTAAAGACTTAAGATGGTGCCAGTAAAAAGTGGGTTCCAGCTGGTGGTTCCGCTGGGGTCAGCAGAGTTCAGATATATCATCATGTAGGCAACAACACATTCGGAGTGGTGGGCAGGAAGATTCCGGACCAGCATCAGGTCGTAATAAATTGTATTGTCCCTAAAGGGTTGAAGTACAATTGAGCTACAGAGATCTTCCATCCAGGGCAGGACACTAGGCAGGTGTACAGTCTCAACTTTGGCAGCAAAGAGGAGGCCAGTGTCTTTGCAAGTGCCCTGATGCatgtcttgctgctgctgctgctgctgctaagtcgcttcagtcgtgtctaactctttgccaccccatagacggcagcccaccaggctcccccatccctgagattctccaggcaagaacactggagtgggttgccatttccttctccaatgcatgaaagtgaagtcgctcagttttgtccaactcttagcaaccccatggactgcagcctaccaggctcctccatccacgtgattttccaggcaagagtactggagaagggtgccactgccttctccagatgCATGCCTTAGAAGTGTTGAATTCATAGAAACAGGGCCAACGTTGCTTCGGCTGAATTCTCAACTACCTGCCCAAGTTCACAATGGCCCATCATAATTTGGAAATTCAAAGAAGGCAGCTACAAGCCCAGCAACCGTAATAGGAGCTGGCGTGGGAAAGGctggagagaggaagaaggaaaagggcGAGATTGAAGAGGGAGAGGCTGGGGAGGGAGCGACTGAAACAGGAGCagctggagagagagaagagggaacgTGGGGATCACCGGGAGCAGGAGAGAGAGCGGGAGAGGCTGGAGAGACTGGACCTGGAGAGGGGAGGGCAACAGCGGCAGGAGCAGCTAGAGAGGGTGCGCGAGCAGAGAATATCAAATGCCGCCGCCTCTGCCTCTGTGGAGAGTCCTCTGCTTCAGAGCCAGGCTTGCAGGCAGCCACTCAGGGCGTTGCCATGGGGCCGCCTGCACCCCCAACCACCCCTCCACGCCCCCCACCAGGTCCTGCCCAGCCATCAGCcgcaccccctcctcccccgggGTCCCCTCCACCCACTCCTCTTCCGTGCTCAGGGcctccacctcccccaccaccccttcCTAATCAAGtaccccctcctcctccactccctcttcctgctcctcccctccctgcatctcgattttttttttttctttctgggattCACGTCTGAAGACAATCGCCCTTCAACTGGACTTGCAGCTGCAGTTGCTGGCGCAAAACTTAGCAAAGTGTCATGGATGGAGAATGCTTCTTTCCAAGCAGAGGAAGTTTGGTGTGAATTCGGCCTCATCTAAAGGAGATAACGGGTTGTGGAAATAGACCCCTTCCTCTAGAGGCTACTGATTTAGTAAAAGAAATGAGTGCCCTGCTGGccaggaggaaaagaaatgctGAAAAGGGATCCACAGTAGAAAGAGAACAAAGAGAGGACAAAACCGAAGATTCAGAACCTGTGACTCCTAAGGCCTCTTCAATAAGTATGCCTGAGCCGACAAGAAAACCTTGGGAAAGAACAAATACAACAAATGGCAGCACACCACCTGTTGTTTGCAGATATGATTCTCCAAAGAAAAATCAGATCTTTTTGACCACAGGCCCTATGATTCATTCCACAGACCAAACTGCACCCTGGTCACAGGGCAATGCCAGCAGAGTCCAGATGGATCGCCCGGACTAGGACAGAGGAAGCAGGACAGTTTAgatgaaatgagaaaagaattcagCCAAAAGAAAAGCTCACTGATGCAATCAAGCCAGAAGTGAGCAAGTCAAATGCTGCCTAGGGAAACAAACTAAGGAGAGATAGGACTTTAGTCTGGAGAGAAACAAAAAACACCCTGCAATGAAACCTTTACATTTTGTGAGCTGTAAGATGATGGAGACAATCAGTTGGAAAGGAGGGAAAAACCAACCTACTTACATACTTTGAAAGCCTTCAGATGTTACTACTCTGGATGTTTCTCTCCCagtttgctgcttttttttttcctgacctttATAGCAAgatggcggagaaggcaatggcaccccactctagtgctcttgcctggaaaatcccgtggacggaggagcctggtgggctgcagtccatggggtcgctaagagtcggacatgactgagtgacttcactttcacttttcactttcttgcattggagaaggaaatggcaatccactccagtgttcctgcctggagaatcccagggacgcgggagcctggtgggctgccgtctctggggtcgcacagaggcggccacgactgaagcgacttagtagcagcagcagcagcagcatagcaaGATGGAAGACAATCGTATAGGAGTTCCTGTATCAGTTATGCAGAAAATTCAAAGCCCATCAGGTGAGATCACCGTGCAGTGAAATATTTTCATGTCAAGACAAAATCGCACATTTTCCATAATCCATTGCTAAAATAAagaagagagggcttccctgccggctcagtggttaagaatccgcctgccaatgcaggagatgggtttgatccctgatccgggaagatcccacctgctgtggagcaactaagcccatgtgccacaactactgaagcccgcgtaccctagagcccttgctccgtaacaagagaaaccactgcagcgAGAAGCCCCAGCACTGCAACTCGAGTTAaaccctgcctgctgcaactagagaaaagcttgagcagcaacagagacccagcacagtaaaaaataataaataaaattattttttttaaaagagaaagacttGAGAAGTTTTTTTCAGAGAATGTTGGTGAAGAATTTAGCAAGTTCCAACCACAACAAACAGTagcccccacctgctgcaactggAAAAAGCCCACACACGGCAGCGAATACCCAGCACAGTcagaaataaataactaaataaattaaaaaatttttagcaaATTATGCTATTGTAAGTGTTTCAGGTTTGTcttcctatcatatttgatgttgCAATAATAATTAAGATCAGCCCTATGTAGGTTAAGATCATAAAATATAGAATAAGTGGAACTGTATATGCTTTCAGAGGGTGATATTTATAAGAAAGTGTCCTAAAAATGATTTGTCCAGAGTGAGGAATTTTAGAATGATAGGCAGTCTCTCAAGTTTAGTCCTCATGCAATTTCATAGATTCAGGCATAAAATTCATCCAGAATTAAAAGATTTAGATGCCTTCCTACATTATTGCAGTGCTTTATCAAATGTATGACTCCTACAAATATGAACCAGTGGTCAAATGTAAAACAGTATATTGtaggtttgggacttccctgctggtccagtggttaacaatcgccttgcgatgcaggagacgagggttcagtccctggtctgggagctaagattcccatCTAAGCCTGTGAGTCGCAACTATTGAACCCGAGCACCTCAACTAGGAAGTCTaccactgcaactaaagatcctgcctgaTGCAATGGAGACCTGATgcagcaaaacaaataaataaaaataaagtgtttaaaaaGTATGTTGTAGATTCATTGTAAGTTTTCAACCTTTTTTAGATTTATGCACGTGGACATGTTTATAATGTAATTACAACCACCACAAAATTAGCTTTTTAAATTGCACACCGTACTGCATGTCATACTAATATGTAGTGACCTTTTCAAGGCCtcgtcattgtttagttgcttaagtcacgtctgactctttgtgtccccatggacggcagcacgccaggctcctctgtcctccactaactcccggagtttgctcaaattcacgtccattgagtcggtgatgctgtcttaccacctcatcctctgccacccctttctcctttctccttttcccttcagtttttcccaggatcagagtcttttccaatgaatcagctcttctgaTTTTAGACTATAGAGTGGTTGCAAAAATAGTATTATACAAAGAGTTTCTGTACACTATTAATCCCTAATGTTAACATTTAACATAACCATAGTACAGTTacaaaaaatagaattaaaaatggTACAAAACTATAAACCAGGTGTTTGCAAGCTTTTACTGTAAAAGGCAAGATAGTAACTATTTTAGATATTTGCCACTACTTTGTAACTCCAGCATTATAGCACAAAAAtagccatagacaatatgtagCAAATGGGAGTATATCCAATCAAACTTCATTTCAAGGACAGGTGGCAGACCAGATGAGATCCATGGGCTGCGTAGGGGCTAACACCTGCAGAGCTGCTTTTAGATTTTAAGTTGAAATACTAGTAACAATGATGACAGCAATTAAGTTCACAGAAATCACTAGATAAAGGGAAAACAGTGAGGGGCTGTGCatacttttcttttaataaataaaatgagacttAGATGGTAAGAGAAGGAACTAGCTACTCTCCTTACCACcatgtgtgtgcctgtatgtGTGCAAGCATGATAGTGTGGGCACtcaggtgtgtgtgtataatccattctcttttctttgaagCTTCTGAGATTAAAACAGGAGAAATCCTGTATGCTGCAATGATAgagttattttgaaaatttaggaAGTCAGAAATTTTCCAGGCCCTTCATCTTGATTTATGCTTGAGTTGTTTTGTGCCTTATTTGCAGGCAGCAAGTGTCAATCAAAACTGAAGATTGAACACGAATGTTCTTTTGCTTTGGGTGCACTTCCTTTTTAGAGTTTTTGGCTCTCTGCTATCTTTACCATACTGTTTCATTTAAATTTCCTACATACCACCTTCATTTGTGCAGTTGAAGTAAAATTGCAATAAGAAAATGTGGTTGTTAAATTGATGGGACATCCTCATTTCCCAGGAATCCAGGAATTATTGGGTTTTTCCCTATTTttatccatattttatttttacctgtTCCCATCACATCTGTAGTTACCCAAACCAGTCAACTGTGTAAGATCAATTTAGTGGGAAACAGACTCTCATTTATGAAAGAATGTGCTgagtcttagaagaaaacattggtCTTACGTGGATCTCAATCTGGAATCCACAAATGCTAGTAAGTcaacttttaaatgttttaaagttaaaCCCACACTGACATCATAGGAAATCCACTGAGAAATGTTTCTCTAGGCTGAACACCTGTTTCCCCTTAGTCTCCCCCAACAGAGCGTGTACATGTTATGaccttgcatgctcagtcgtgtccaactctttgtgacaccctggactgtagcccactaggctactctgtccacatgggattctccaggcaagaatactggggcaaggatgccatttccttctccagggattcttcccaacctggagatcaaacccaagtctcttgcgccttctgcattggcaggtgggtccttcacacactgagccacctgggaatcccagtgTATATGTTAATTAACTTCATTTTACAGTCACTGCTCTCCCACTAGTGTATGAA comes from Dama dama isolate Ldn47 chromosome 1, ASM3311817v1, whole genome shotgun sequence and encodes:
- the LOC133062121 gene encoding WW domain-binding protein 11-like, whose product is MLRMAGQEIPEEGREVEEFSEDDDEESDDSEAEKQSQKQHKEESLSDGTSAASQQQAPPQSVPPSQIQAPPMPGPPPLGPPPAPPLRPPGPPTGLPPGPPPGAPPFLRPPGMPGLRGPLPQLLPPGLPPGRPPGPPPGPPPGLPPGPPPRGPPPQLPPPAPAGIPPPRPGMMRPPLVPPLGPAPPGLFPPAPLPNPGVLSAPPNLIQRPKADDTSAATIEKKATATISAKPQITNPKAEITRFVPTALRVSRENKGAAAAPQRKSEDDSAVPLAKTAPKSGPSVPMSVQTKDDVYEAFMKEMEGLL